A window from Dromaius novaehollandiae isolate bDroNov1 chromosome 1, bDroNov1.hap1, whole genome shotgun sequence encodes these proteins:
- the CHAF1B gene encoding chromatin assembly factor 1 subunit B isoform X1 produces MWRACALGAGAWRRAGGKGELARERRAHAGARPGRAARSANMKVITCEIAWHNKEPIYSLDFQHGTDGKINRLASAGVDTAVRIWKVEKGPDGKAIVEFLSNLVRHTKAVNVVRFSPGGEILASGGDDAVILLWKLNDSKEPEPLAFQDEDEAQLNKENWTVVKTLRGHLEDVYDICWTSDGNYMASASVDNTAIMWDVNKGQKVSILNEHKSYVQGISWDPLGQYIATLSCDRVLRVYNSQTKRVAFNVTKMPSGAGVEGEARSYRIFHDDSMKSFFRRLSFTPDGSFLLTPAGCVESGENVTNTTYVFSRNNLKRPMGHLPCPGKATLAVRCCPVYFELRRALNKDKISQKSAPALFNLPYRLVFAVASEDSVLFYDTQQSFPFGYVSNIHYHTLSDISWSSDGAFLAISSTDGYCSFVTFEKDELGIPLKEKPQISMRTSSTTEKKVKKSQSHKVISPGSRLTEGTPPSRTTDPSTPTLQTRTPTAASKDLPSTPVGIKNVPASSSDKRKTSQPASQSTKVNQPRRITLNTLQAWSKTPRRVNLIPVKTDTPTLTYTDTVSIPPSSEQEHERPLPSDDSLQNPPASKRPRTEEMSLSISPEDQMSCDSNK; encoded by the exons ATGTGGCGCGCATGCGCGCTGGGGGCGGGAGCGTGGCGGCGCGCGGGCGGGAAAGGGGAGCTCGCGCGGGAAAGGCGAGCCCATGCtggagcccggcccggccgcgccgcgcgctcAG caaATATGAAGGTCATCACTTGTGAAATAGCATGGCATAATAAGGAGCCCATTTACAGCTTAGACTTTCAACATGGAACTGATGGGAAGATCAATCGACTAGCCTCAGCAGGCGTGGATACCGCTGTTCGC ATATGGAAAGTGGAAAAAGGACCAGATGGAAAAGCAATTGTGGAATTCTTGTCCAATCTCGTCCGCCATACCAAAGCAGTAAATGTTGTACGCTTCTCTCCCGGTGGTGAGATCCTAGCATCTGGAGGAGATG ATGCTGTGATTTTATTGTGGAAGCTGAATGATAGCAAAGAACCAGAACCATTAGCTTTTCAGGATGAGGATGAAGCTCAGCTCAACAAGGAGAACTGGACAGTTGTTAAAACTTTAAG AGGCCACTTAGAAGATGTATATGATATTTGTTGGACCTCAGATGGAAATTACATGGCATCTGCCTCTGTAGATAACACAGCTATAATGTGGGATGTCAATAAAG GACAAAAGGTTTCAATATTAAATGAACACAAGAGTTATGTCCAAGGAATATCCTGGGATCCTCTAGGCCAGTACATTGCAACTCTGAGTTGTGATAG GGTCCTGCGTGTATACAACTCACAAACCAAACGTGTAGCATTTAACGTTACCAAGATGCCTTCTGGGGCAGGAGTTGAAGGAGAG GCTAGAAGCTATCGGATATTTCATGATGACAGCATGAAGTCATTTTTCCGCAGGTTGAGTTTTACTCCTGATGGCTCCTTTTTACTCACTCCAG CTGGCTGTGTTGAATCAGGAGAAAATGTGACAAACACCACATATGTTTTCTCCAGAAATAATCTTAAAAG ACCCATGGGTCACCTGCCCTGTCCTGGAAAGGCAACTCTTGCTGTTCGCTGCTGCCCAGTATACTTTGAGTTGAGACGAGCCCTTAATAAAG ATAAAATCAGTCAGAAATCAGCCCCTGCTCTGTTTAATCTGCCTTATCGATTGGTGTTTGCTGTTGCTTCAGAAGATTCTGTGCTTTTTTATGATACTCAGCAGTCATTTCCGTTTGGTTATGTTTCTAACATACATTACCACACCCTGAGTGACATTTCATG GTCCAGCGATGGAGCCTTTCTTGCTATTTCTTCCACGGATGGATACTGTTCATTTGTTACCTTTGAGAAGGATGAACTGGGAATACCACTGAAGGAGAAACCACAGATAAGTATGAGGACTTCCAGTACAACAGAGAAGAAAGTGAAGAAGAGCCAGTCACACAAAGTCATTTCCCCAGGCTCTAGGCTGACAGAGGGGACTCCTCCTAGCAGGACCACTGATCCCAGCACTCCCACTCTTCAAACTAGAACACCCACAGCTGCCAGTAAGGACCTGCCTTCCACACCTGTTGGCATAAAAAATGTTCCAGCTTCATCCTCAGACAAGAGGAaaaccagccagccagccagccagagTACTAAAGTAAACCAGCCCAGGAGGATTACTCTCAACACTTTACAAGCGTGGAGCAAGACGCCAAG gaGAGTAAACTTGATCCCAGTGAAGACAGATACTCCAACCTTGACATACACAGATACAGTTTCGATACCTCCTTCCTCAGAACAGGAACACG AGAGGCCTTTACCATCTGATGACAGTCTTCAAAATCCCCCAGCATCTAAACGCCCTAGAACTGAAGAAATGTCTCTTTCTATATCTCCTGAAGATCAAATGAGCTGCGattcaaacaaataa
- the CHAF1B gene encoding chromatin assembly factor 1 subunit B isoform X2, with protein sequence MWRACALGAGAWRRAGGKGELARERRAHAGARPGRAARSANMKVITCEIAWHNKEPIYSLDFQHGTDGKINRLASAGVDTAVRIWKVEKGPDGKAIVEFLSNLVRHTKAVNVVRFSPGGEILASGGDDAVILLWKLNDSKEPEPLAFQDEDEAQLNKENWTVVKTLRGHLEDVYDICWTSDGNYMASASVDNTAIMWDVNKGQKVSILNEHKSYVQGISWDPLGQYIATLSCDRVLRVYNSQTKRVAFNVTKMPSGAGVEGEARSYRIFHDDSMKSFFRRLSFTPDGSFLLTPAGCVESGENVTNTTYVFSRNNLKRPMGHLPCPGKATLAVRCCPVYFELRRALNKDKISQKSAPALFNLPYRLVFAVASEDSVLFYDTQQSFPFGYVSNIHYHTLSDISWSSDGAFLAISSTDGYCSFVTFEKDELGIPLKEKPQISMRTSSTTEKKVKKSQSHKVISPGSRLTEGTPPSRTTDPSTPTLQTRTPTAASKDLPSTPVGIKNVPASSSDKRKTSQPASQSTKVNQPRRITLNTLQAWSKTPRRVNLIPVKTDTPTLTYTDTVSIPPSSEQEHGTCLAKD encoded by the exons ATGTGGCGCGCATGCGCGCTGGGGGCGGGAGCGTGGCGGCGCGCGGGCGGGAAAGGGGAGCTCGCGCGGGAAAGGCGAGCCCATGCtggagcccggcccggccgcgccgcgcgctcAG caaATATGAAGGTCATCACTTGTGAAATAGCATGGCATAATAAGGAGCCCATTTACAGCTTAGACTTTCAACATGGAACTGATGGGAAGATCAATCGACTAGCCTCAGCAGGCGTGGATACCGCTGTTCGC ATATGGAAAGTGGAAAAAGGACCAGATGGAAAAGCAATTGTGGAATTCTTGTCCAATCTCGTCCGCCATACCAAAGCAGTAAATGTTGTACGCTTCTCTCCCGGTGGTGAGATCCTAGCATCTGGAGGAGATG ATGCTGTGATTTTATTGTGGAAGCTGAATGATAGCAAAGAACCAGAACCATTAGCTTTTCAGGATGAGGATGAAGCTCAGCTCAACAAGGAGAACTGGACAGTTGTTAAAACTTTAAG AGGCCACTTAGAAGATGTATATGATATTTGTTGGACCTCAGATGGAAATTACATGGCATCTGCCTCTGTAGATAACACAGCTATAATGTGGGATGTCAATAAAG GACAAAAGGTTTCAATATTAAATGAACACAAGAGTTATGTCCAAGGAATATCCTGGGATCCTCTAGGCCAGTACATTGCAACTCTGAGTTGTGATAG GGTCCTGCGTGTATACAACTCACAAACCAAACGTGTAGCATTTAACGTTACCAAGATGCCTTCTGGGGCAGGAGTTGAAGGAGAG GCTAGAAGCTATCGGATATTTCATGATGACAGCATGAAGTCATTTTTCCGCAGGTTGAGTTTTACTCCTGATGGCTCCTTTTTACTCACTCCAG CTGGCTGTGTTGAATCAGGAGAAAATGTGACAAACACCACATATGTTTTCTCCAGAAATAATCTTAAAAG ACCCATGGGTCACCTGCCCTGTCCTGGAAAGGCAACTCTTGCTGTTCGCTGCTGCCCAGTATACTTTGAGTTGAGACGAGCCCTTAATAAAG ATAAAATCAGTCAGAAATCAGCCCCTGCTCTGTTTAATCTGCCTTATCGATTGGTGTTTGCTGTTGCTTCAGAAGATTCTGTGCTTTTTTATGATACTCAGCAGTCATTTCCGTTTGGTTATGTTTCTAACATACATTACCACACCCTGAGTGACATTTCATG GTCCAGCGATGGAGCCTTTCTTGCTATTTCTTCCACGGATGGATACTGTTCATTTGTTACCTTTGAGAAGGATGAACTGGGAATACCACTGAAGGAGAAACCACAGATAAGTATGAGGACTTCCAGTACAACAGAGAAGAAAGTGAAGAAGAGCCAGTCACACAAAGTCATTTCCCCAGGCTCTAGGCTGACAGAGGGGACTCCTCCTAGCAGGACCACTGATCCCAGCACTCCCACTCTTCAAACTAGAACACCCACAGCTGCCAGTAAGGACCTGCCTTCCACACCTGTTGGCATAAAAAATGTTCCAGCTTCATCCTCAGACAAGAGGAaaaccagccagccagccagccagagTACTAAAGTAAACCAGCCCAGGAGGATTACTCTCAACACTTTACAAGCGTGGAGCAAGACGCCAAG gaGAGTAAACTTGATCCCAGTGAAGACAGATACTCCAACCTTGACATACACAGATACAGTTTCGATACCTCCTTCCTCAGAACAGGAACACG GAACCTGTCTGGCAAAAGATTAG